In Halobacterium sp. R2-5, the following are encoded in one genomic region:
- a CDS encoding DEAD/DEAH box helicase, producing MSETRGMDAFAHLGSEVRAALSERGFTTPTEPQRRAIPALADGRNGLVVAPTGTGKTETAMLPVLNSIVEEGAPEGFAALYVTPLRALNRDMRERLDWWGETLGLDVDVRHGDTTQYQRGKQADDPPDVLVTTPETLQAMLTGEKLRDGLTDVEHVVVDEVHELAGAKRGAQLSIGMERLVELAGDFQRIGLSATVGDPKEVGAFLTGGRGCEIIEVDVTSKVEFSVREPEVTDGDERLSNELMTSPSMASHVRAIQEIVDEHDSTLIFVNTRQTAEALGSRFKELDANIGVHHGSLSKDARIEVEDRFKAGEIDGLLCTSSMELGIDVGRIDHVVQYSSPREVARLLQRVGRAGHRRDEVSHGTVITGSPDDTFEALAIARRAAAGEVEVTQIHHGSLDTVANQIVGVVMDFGETSARHAYQIVTRAYPFRDLDEETFREVAMELHNNRVVYVDEDDDTLSKSGGTWQYYYANLSMIPDEETYAVYDMAGGRQVGTLDERFVVNFAEPGATFVQRGEMWRITNIDEEEEEVNVSPIEDPAGEVPSWTGQEIPVPYDVAQEVGEMREVAADQFEAGATREATDEQSSSSSHALRESVAREFTGRYPTDDYTASEALEQVEYHVDSGNPVPSDDRIVVEQEGRTIVVNAALGHEANETIGRLLSALLGQRTGSSVGLDVGPYRVELDVPARISANDVVDLLRDTDPDHVEPLLELSLKQSETLKFTLAQVAAKFGALKRWKGRDGVGLSRLLGALEDTPVYDEAIREVFHTDLDVERASEVLDGIQSGDLDVAIVGERTAIGVGGRSSGTELLTPENADASVVQAVRDRIRDDRVKLFCTHCRDWEHETKVRRVSDQPECPLCGSTRIAALSPWADDAVTAVKTSEKDDEQEDRTERVFRNASLVQSHGRKAVVALSARGVGPRNAARVINRHREDEADFYRDILEREREYARTKAFW from the coding sequence ATGAGTGAGACGCGGGGGATGGACGCGTTTGCCCACCTCGGCAGCGAGGTGCGGGCGGCGCTCTCCGAGCGCGGGTTCACGACGCCGACGGAGCCACAGCGCCGCGCGATTCCCGCGCTCGCGGACGGCAGGAACGGGCTCGTGGTCGCGCCCACGGGCACGGGGAAGACGGAGACGGCGATGCTCCCGGTGCTGAACAGCATCGTCGAAGAGGGCGCGCCCGAGGGGTTCGCGGCGCTGTACGTGACGCCGCTGCGCGCGCTGAACCGCGACATGCGCGAGCGCCTCGACTGGTGGGGGGAGACGCTCGGCCTCGACGTGGACGTCCGGCACGGCGACACGACCCAGTACCAGCGCGGGAAGCAGGCCGACGACCCGCCGGACGTGCTCGTGACGACGCCCGAAACCTTGCAGGCGATGCTCACCGGGGAGAAGCTCCGGGACGGTCTCACGGACGTCGAGCACGTCGTCGTCGACGAGGTCCACGAGCTCGCGGGCGCGAAGCGCGGCGCCCAGCTCTCGATTGGAATGGAGCGACTCGTGGAACTCGCGGGGGACTTCCAGCGCATCGGACTGTCGGCGACGGTCGGCGACCCGAAGGAGGTGGGGGCGTTCCTCACCGGCGGCCGCGGCTGCGAGATCATCGAGGTGGACGTCACGTCGAAAGTGGAGTTCTCGGTGCGCGAGCCCGAGGTCACCGACGGCGACGAGCGCCTGAGCAACGAGCTGATGACGTCGCCGTCGATGGCGAGCCACGTGCGCGCTATTCAGGAGATCGTCGACGAGCACGACTCCACGCTGATCTTCGTGAACACCCGCCAGACCGCGGAGGCGCTGGGGTCGCGGTTCAAGGAACTGGACGCGAACATCGGCGTCCACCACGGGTCGCTGTCGAAGGACGCGCGCATCGAGGTCGAGGACCGGTTCAAAGCCGGAGAAATCGACGGCCTGCTCTGCACGTCGTCGATGGAGCTCGGCATCGACGTGGGCCGCATCGACCACGTCGTGCAGTACTCGTCGCCGCGGGAGGTCGCTCGGCTCTTGCAGCGTGTCGGGCGCGCCGGCCACCGCCGCGACGAGGTCAGCCACGGCACGGTCATCACGGGCAGCCCGGACGACACGTTCGAGGCGCTCGCCATCGCCCGGCGGGCAGCAGCCGGGGAAGTAGAGGTCACGCAGATTCACCACGGCAGTCTCGACACGGTCGCGAACCAGATCGTCGGCGTGGTGATGGACTTCGGGGAGACGAGCGCCCGGCACGCCTACCAGATCGTGACGCGAGCGTACCCGTTCCGGGACCTCGACGAGGAGACGTTCCGCGAGGTCGCGATGGAACTGCACAACAACCGCGTGGTGTACGTCGACGAGGACGACGACACGCTCTCGAAGTCCGGGGGGACGTGGCAGTACTACTACGCGAACCTCTCGATGATTCCCGACGAGGAGACGTACGCCGTCTACGACATGGCCGGGGGCCGGCAGGTCGGGACGCTGGACGAGCGCTTCGTCGTGAACTTCGCCGAACCCGGCGCGACGTTCGTCCAGCGCGGCGAGATGTGGCGCATCACGAACATCGACGAGGAGGAGGAGGAGGTCAACGTCTCCCCCATCGAGGACCCCGCCGGCGAGGTGCCGTCGTGGACGGGTCAGGAGATTCCCGTGCCCTACGACGTCGCACAGGAAGTCGGCGAGATGCGCGAGGTCGCCGCCGACCAGTTCGAGGCCGGCGCGACCCGCGAGGCCACCGACGAGCAGAGCTCGTCGAGTTCTCACGCGCTGCGTGAGAGCGTCGCACGGGAGTTCACGGGCCGCTACCCGACGGACGACTACACCGCGAGCGAGGCGCTCGAACAGGTCGAGTACCACGTCGACTCCGGGAACCCGGTGCCGAGCGACGATCGCATCGTCGTCGAGCAGGAGGGCCGGACGATCGTCGTGAACGCGGCGCTCGGTCACGAGGCCAACGAGACCATCGGCCGGCTGCTGTCGGCCCTACTCGGCCAGCGCACCGGCTCCTCCGTGGGGCTGGACGTCGGCCCGTACCGCGTCGAGCTGGACGTGCCGGCGCGCATCAGCGCGAACGACGTCGTGGACCTGCTCCGGGATACGGACCCCGACCACGTCGAGCCGCTGCTGGAGCTCAGCCTCAAGCAGTCCGAGACGCTGAAGTTCACGCTCGCGCAGGTCGCCGCGAAGTTCGGCGCGCTCAAGCGCTGGAAAGGCAGGGACGGCGTCGGGCTCTCCCGGCTGCTGGGCGCGCTCGAAGACACGCCGGTCTACGACGAGGCCATCCGCGAGGTGTTCCACACGGACCTCGACGTCGAGCGCGCCAGCGAAGTGCTCGACGGCATCCAGTCCGGGGACCTCGACGTCGCCATCGTCGGCGAGCGCACCGCCATCGGCGTCGGCGGGCGGTCCTCTGGGACGGAACTCCTCACCCCGGAGAACGCGGACGCGAGCGTCGTGCAGGCGGTCCGGGACCGCATCCGGGACGACCGCGTGAAGCTGTTCTGCACGCACTGTCGGGACTGGGAACACGAGACGAAAGTGCGGAGGGTCAGCGACCAGCCGGAGTGCCCGCTCTGCGGGTCGACGCGAATCGCCGCGCTGTCGCCGTGGGCCGACGACGCCGTGACAGCGGTCAAGACCAGCGAGAAGGACGACGAGCAGGAGGACCGCACGGAGCGCGTGTTCCGGAACGCGAGCCTCGTCCAGAGCCACGGCAGGAAGGCCGTCGTCGCGCTGTCCGCGCGCGGCGTCGGCCCGCGGAACGCCGCCCGCGTTATCAACCGCCACCGCGAGGACGAGGCGGACTTCTACCGGGACATCCTCGAACGCGAGCGCGAGTACGCCCGCACGAAGGCGTTCTGGTGA
- a CDS encoding metallophosphoesterase: protein MALVEPVLDEPAAVADISGGSGDEHALVVADYHAGIERSLRREGLEVQSRADARRERALDLVRETRADRVIFLGDLGHAIGTPEGNEHDELAALFDALDVPVTLVVGNHDGGLADEFDVDATPPEGARIGDVGFAHGHTWPAPDVLEAETICVGHEHPTVRLEDEVGGARVERAWLRGPLDAAPFEKYHGEELDVRGDLAVFPAFNDLSGGTWVNVEGQGFLAPFLPEACPDAELYLLDGTRLGRYSDV, encoded by the coding sequence ATGGCGCTGGTCGAGCCGGTGCTCGACGAGCCCGCCGCGGTCGCCGATATTTCCGGCGGGAGCGGCGACGAACACGCGCTCGTCGTGGCGGACTACCACGCGGGCATCGAGCGGTCGCTGCGCCGCGAGGGGCTGGAAGTCCAGAGTCGCGCGGACGCGCGCCGCGAGCGCGCGCTCGACCTCGTCCGGGAGACGCGGGCGGACCGCGTCATCTTCCTCGGGGACCTCGGGCACGCCATCGGCACGCCGGAGGGCAACGAGCACGACGAACTCGCGGCGCTGTTCGACGCGCTCGACGTGCCCGTGACGCTCGTGGTGGGAAACCACGACGGCGGGCTCGCCGACGAGTTCGACGTCGACGCGACGCCGCCGGAGGGCGCGCGCATCGGCGACGTGGGGTTCGCGCACGGCCACACGTGGCCCGCGCCCGATGTGCTGGAAGCGGAGACGATTTGCGTGGGTCACGAGCATCCGACAGTCCGGCTGGAGGACGAAGTCGGCGGGGCGCGCGTCGAGCGCGCGTGGCTGCGCGGCCCGCTGGACGCCGCGCCGTTCGAGAAGTATCACGGTGAGGAGCTGGACGTGAGGGGAGACCTCGCGGTGTTCCCGGCGTTCAACGACCTCTCCGGGGGGACGTGGGTGAACGTCGAGGGGCAGGGATTCCTCGCGCCGTTCCTCCCCGAGGCGTGTCCGGACGCCGAACTCTACCTGCTCGACGGGACGCGGCTCGGGCGGTACAGCGACGTCTGA
- a CDS encoding Single-stranded DNA binding protein, translating to MNVDEHAEELASDLGVDKAEVKENLQNLVEYSVPVEEAKRSLRRKYGDDSGGDSGGPTAADIADVGPDSGNVTVTAKVLTAGKRSIRYQGDDHVIGEGELADETGKISYTAWEDFGLEPGDTVTIGNASVREYEGEPELNFGESSTVSEAEGIDVPYDVGGDRSLADLAPGDRGRNVEVRVTEVETRTIDGRDGETEILSGVLGDESARLPFTDWDPHAELAEGASVRLEDVYVREFRGVPSVNVSEFSTVASLDEPVEVGGPTRMAIREAVERGGAYDVELVGNVIEVRDGSGLIQRCPECGRVVQKGQCRQHGDVEGEDDLRVKAILDDGTDTVTVILDRDLTEEVYGGGIEDARQQARDAMDQEVVADTIAEALVGAEYTVRGHLSVDDYGANLETTEFRESGDDPAERAQAFLAEVDA from the coding sequence ATGAACGTCGACGAACACGCCGAGGAGCTCGCCTCCGACCTCGGTGTAGACAAAGCGGAGGTCAAAGAGAACCTGCAGAACCTCGTGGAGTACAGCGTTCCCGTCGAGGAGGCCAAACGCAGCCTCCGTCGGAAGTACGGCGACGACTCGGGCGGCGACTCGGGCGGCCCGACCGCAGCGGACATCGCCGACGTCGGCCCCGACTCGGGGAACGTCACGGTGACCGCGAAGGTGCTGACCGCGGGGAAGCGCTCGATTCGCTACCAGGGCGACGACCACGTCATCGGCGAGGGCGAACTCGCCGACGAGACCGGGAAGATCTCGTACACGGCGTGGGAGGACTTCGGGCTCGAACCCGGCGACACGGTCACCATCGGGAACGCGAGCGTGCGCGAGTACGAGGGCGAACCCGAGCTCAACTTCGGGGAGTCTTCCACCGTGAGCGAGGCCGAGGGCATCGACGTGCCCTACGACGTGGGCGGCGACCGCAGCCTCGCCGACCTCGCGCCGGGCGACCGGGGGCGGAACGTCGAGGTGCGCGTGACCGAGGTCGAGACCCGGACCATCGACGGCCGGGACGGCGAGACCGAGATTCTGAGCGGCGTGCTCGGCGACGAGAGCGCGCGCCTCCCGTTCACGGACTGGGACCCCCACGCCGAACTCGCGGAGGGCGCGTCCGTCCGACTCGAAGACGTCTACGTCCGCGAGTTCCGCGGCGTGCCGTCGGTGAACGTCTCGGAGTTCTCGACGGTCGCGAGCCTCGACGAGCCCGTGGAGGTCGGCGGGCCGACGCGGATGGCGATTCGGGAGGCCGTCGAGCGCGGCGGCGCGTACGACGTCGAGCTCGTCGGGAACGTCATCGAGGTCCGGGACGGCTCCGGGCTCATCCAGCGCTGCCCCGAGTGCGGGCGCGTCGTCCAGAAGGGGCAGTGCCGCCAGCACGGCGACGTCGAGGGCGAGGACGACCTGCGCGTGAAGGCGATTCTCGACGACGGCACGGACACCGTCACGGTCATCCTCGACCGCGACCTCACCGAGGAAGTGTACGGCGGCGGCATCGAGGACGCGCGCCAGCAGGCGCGGGACGCGATGGACCAGGAGGTCGTCGCGGACACCATCGCGGAGGCGCTCGTGGGCGCGGAGTACACGGTCCGCGGCCACCTCTCCGTGGACGACTACGGCGCGAACCTCGAAACGACCGAGTTCCGCGAGTCCGGCGACGACCCCGCCGAGCGTGCGCAGGCCTTCCTCGCGGAGGTGGACGCATGA
- a CDS encoding 2,5-diamino-6-(ribosylamino)-4(3H)-pyrimidinone 5'-phosphate reductase, with protein sequence MHVVVNAAMSADGKLSTRRREQVALSGEADFERVDALRASVDAVMVGVGTVLADNPSLTVDDSDLVAERDARGNSPQPARVVADSHARTPPGARVLDGAAQTFVLVAEEEPVEHRQSLEDAGATVVVAGETRVALPEAFAELEAHGVEDLMVEGGGELIFSLFADDLVDELSVFVAPTIIGGRDAPTLADGDGFVSELPELDLVGVERVDDGVLLEYDC encoded by the coding sequence ATGCACGTCGTCGTCAACGCAGCGATGAGCGCGGACGGCAAGCTCTCGACGCGCCGCCGCGAGCAGGTCGCGCTCAGCGGCGAGGCGGACTTCGAGCGCGTCGACGCGCTCCGTGCGAGTGTCGACGCCGTGATGGTCGGTGTCGGCACCGTCCTCGCGGACAACCCCTCGCTGACCGTCGACGACTCCGACCTCGTCGCCGAGCGCGACGCCCGCGGGAACTCCCCCCAGCCCGCCCGCGTCGTCGCCGACTCCCACGCCCGCACGCCACCGGGCGCCCGCGTGCTCGACGGCGCCGCCCAGACGTTCGTCCTCGTCGCCGAGGAGGAGCCGGTCGAGCACCGCCAGTCGCTCGAAGACGCCGGTGCCACCGTCGTCGTCGCGGGCGAAACCCGCGTCGCGCTCCCCGAAGCGTTCGCCGAACTGGAAGCGCACGGCGTCGAAGACCTCATGGTCGAGGGCGGCGGCGAGCTCATCTTCTCGCTGTTCGCCGACGACCTCGTCGACGAGCTCTCCGTCTTCGTCGCGCCGACCATCATCGGCGGCCGCGACGCCCCGACGCTCGCGGACGGTGACGGCTTCGTCTCCGAACTCCCCGAACTCGACCTGGTCGGCGTCGAGCGAGTCGACGACGGCGTCCTCCTCGAGTACGACTGCTAG
- a CDS encoding HPP family protein — protein MRRRVGTSLYAGLLFTVLGVVAWASGQPFIFPSLGPTAFVLAFDRRSERTQTYRVLASHLIGGVAGLLAWSLIATGASITATPPPLSVEGFRLTASATASIVLTSWAMIATDTIHPPACATTLIVSLGLLSTPLRVATIVVSVAILVAFHAGVLHVFKRIVGDSHPLYRDD, from the coding sequence ATGAGACGCCGCGTCGGGACGAGCCTCTACGCCGGCCTCCTGTTCACGGTGCTCGGCGTCGTCGCGTGGGCGAGCGGCCAGCCGTTCATCTTCCCGAGCCTCGGCCCCACTGCGTTCGTGCTCGCGTTCGACCGGCGCAGCGAGCGCACGCAGACGTACCGCGTCCTCGCCAGCCACCTCATCGGCGGCGTCGCGGGGCTGCTGGCGTGGTCGCTGATCGCGACCGGCGCGTCGATAACTGCGACCCCGCCGCCGCTCTCCGTCGAGGGGTTCCGGCTCACCGCGAGCGCGACCGCCTCCATCGTGCTGACGAGCTGGGCGATGATCGCGACCGACACGATTCACCCGCCGGCCTGCGCGACGACGCTCATCGTCTCGCTCGGCCTGCTGTCGACGCCGCTGCGCGTCGCCACTATCGTCGTCAGCGTCGCCATCCTCGTCGCGTTCCACGCCGGCGTCCTGCACGTGTTCAAGCGCATCGTCGGCGACTCCCACCCGCTGTATCGGGACGACTGA